tgtgttaacctcCCTCGTTGTCcggtttgttggttcccagccaacttctctgtgctgtttcagtgttcctgtctgtctgtggatatccctgcatcacctgtgcctcctgttgcttccagtgtctcctgtgttccctgtgtctgcagtggcccctgtgtcactagtgtccgTCTTCTGGACCCCTGGCAATTGATCCCTGGCATGTGGCCTGATCCCTctttttgctgcctgtctcgaccccagctttccttgactatttCTCTGCTTTGGGATTTGgcaccgtgttttgcccaccttggtgtgcccaaggaccacaacctggcagtaaccagcggcgcaacaactctgcgccttggcccctCTCActtccgtgcaagccatagcaccccctagtgatCCTGTCTCTCTGTGCCTGACAGTCAAACAGTAAAGCAATAAGCGCATCCATTTGATCACTATGTTTCTGCTCCTCTTTCTTCTCACATCTGACTACTGCTGTACAAGGTTATATAGGAGGTTAAGTTCATGTTCTTATGTTTTttgcattatactgtatattgcattttaatatagTACAAACAATGCATTCGTACATCAGTATAAAAAATCTGCTGCAATCCCTAAAGACCTATTTATATCCCCTTTCTCCTCTCATAGGGAGGGTGAAGCTAGATTTGTTGGACACtgaccataattattattatcattattaataaacagtatttttataacgccaacatattacacagcactgtacaataaattgggcatgtaaataacagacagatacagacagtgacacaggagggtatgaccctttttaaaaaaacatacaatctaagaggtgggggaaatatcacacaataagagggggaaaTTTAATGATGGGTGAGTACTTAGGGTTtaagagaagaagaggaagatgggtaagcatgggttttgagtgctcttttaaatgagcagaaagtaagagcaagccaaacaggatgaggaagaccattccgaaGAGTtagggcagctttagaaaagtcttgtatccgtgcatgtgatgtggttatgagtgaggaagtcagtagtaggtcaatggaggagcgaagagaggagataggggagtatttttctaccatgtcagaaaggtaagtggagcAAGAGCTGTGGAGAAATTTAAAGGCAGaacacaggagcttaaatttgattcttatgtaaaatggaagccaataaagagaaatacaaagagagaCATCAATAGAAACGtgttgggaaggatggataagccTGGCTTCAGCAtacatattagattgtagagtgGAGAGTAggataccagagaggagaatgttatTGTAGTCCAGACACAATCAAACAGATGCCCATCACATCAAAGACAACTCTGCCCACTTGTGAAAAACATACCTGAGCAGTTGGAGTGCTTTGGTGGTTGCATTAAAGCTATACATAATTGAGAAAAGACATGGGATTCCATTGAAGTTCAACCAGGCCCTTAAATGACAGAAGTCTGGAATACCTGCCCTAAGGCCTCCTCCCCGTGTAATATTTACTAGGGTATATTAGTACCCCTAACAATTTCAAACAAAGCGCTGCACATAAAACACAGACCCTTTGAAAAAAAGGACTTTAATGAAATATTACTTTCCAATGtattaaactaatttttatttttgtccctaAATGTATGTCCATGTTAATTGTGTTGTCCTGCCAAATGAGTAAATCACATCCATCATGGCTCCATaagatatttacaaaattactaaATGAAATGATGTTGGAAACATTTACATAGGGATACCCACATAGCAAAAGTAAGGCACATTCCACAAAAACTGCACATAGCATAAGAACATCCGCCGCTGAATTGATTCTCAGGATGTGCAGCTTAACTCTATTGAGGATCACTACTAATGCTATTTAGGCTCTTTCCAGACTTGCTACCAAAAAACACATGGTTATCCTCTCCTAGACTCCCCTTTTCAACAACTATGAAGTGTTAGTGTTTACAACAGTGTTTGCCAATCATTTGTTATGGGCTattaaacccttttatgtaaagtaaaaatgaataatttatttttttaacaaaaaaagggagGAATTTTCATCTATCTCAATATATCAACTGATTTTCTTCTGGAACAATCATTAGAGTATTGGGCTTGTCAACCTTTAGCACAATCATATAATAAACGTTAGTCCTTTCTGTTCAGTCTTTAATCATGtttcttcattcctttttcaaatatCAGTGGAATTGCATACTTATACTATGACATTGTTTTTATCAGATAAATAATTCCTTTGAATGCAATGCAGCTAACCAACAAAACCAATATTATCAACTTTTAATGAACGGAGTACATTGAGACCCAAGTCTGAACCGTAACTGTTTTTATTCATGTTCATGTCAAATTTGTGGAAACCATGTTCCTATAAGTTAAACGCCTTGTATTCTCCTAGGTATTATACAAGCAGTTTACTATATGTAGTAcagcaaacaatgtttttagtttagttgatCAACTATTTACATGCATAATTTTATCTATTTAGAGTTTGCTATTTAACTCTCCAAATTCCCAGAGGAAGCCtttttgggcgaaacgcgtcagaaaggTGACTTATGTTTATACGTACATCAAAAAGTATACTATTAGCAATATAAGTTCAGCTGTCacctttaaatattgtttaccaTTTATGACAACACTCATGTATAAttggtgtattttatatatttggattaTGACTAAAGTAATTAATTGATTTTATCAGCTAACAATAGAGTGCCATTTAAAAAGcctcctttcttctctttccttccttttcaAAAAACCTATTACTAGATATAGGCTTTGCACAAGTCTAGTACACCCGGCTTTTGAATTTATGTTTCCCCTTATGGATTTTCCCTTTACCTCCcaagttaaaatatatacataaggcAAGAAACTGTTGAAATCCTGGACAATAGATCCACACACTTTTTTAGAACGAGAATTCTTGAACTATCTTTGCTGtggcttgacaaaaaaaaaactttttgaaaagctGTTCTCGGAAGAAATGGTTCTTTAAAAATTACTTCATATAACCTATTTTCTAATCATTTGCCTATTTTCCGACATGACCATCTTTACATATAAATGACAGTATTACTTGTAATGATAAAACATCGACATGGTCAACTGGCAGATATTGCTTAGTtcagaaaataaatgcatattcaTGGGATCCATGCAACCTCTGAAAAACACACAGTCAATTGATCCTGGATATAAAATTGTTCCTACAAAATTGTCTTTGCAtgatattaattattattttacagagatAAGGTCAACACCAAGGATGTGCGCCCAGAACATTATTATGCATGCTCATGTAAAACATTTGAATTCACAGTTAAGGCTGACACAGATCCAATTCCACAAAAGCCTTGTGCAATACCCACCAGCCTGTTGTCAATATATGGGTGCCAAAACAATTGTGTGTATAGTAAACATAATTTTTCTACATAATGATCAGATCTTTTGATTTGCTTGCATAAGTTttacagcattgcaaaagtttaaaacaattgcaaattGGTTTCTTAAGAATTGGAATGTGCACAActggtatttcttttttaacaagtataccaataacaaaaaaaccagtcactacatataaatatgttaaaaattatttgctcaCCATACAGTCGTATTCATTATTGAGTCCATGTGGTCAAACGTGGTAAAGCTCCAGGATCCATTTAGGAATGCTCCCCGTACAATATGCTCTCTAAAAGGTAAGTGAATATCAACAGGTAACAAACAATATAAttctgtttttgatatttttcattgagttcccaaaaaagggaaaatcccTTCAATGGCAGAATAAAGCCCAATTATGTGGGTTCCAATCACCCAACAAGAAGTTACTGGGAGTTGGAAATTTCCTGTTCATAACTTCCAAATTGAATAAAATGTTCACCTTGAAGAAAAGCTTTTCAAAGTGTCATACCACCATGAGATggtaattaagttttttttcattgtgtggtTTCTGGTAAATTGTATCCTTCACTAATTTCTTACATCACATCATGACTCCATTGGCAAACAGTGCTACCAAGACTCACTGGCATGACAAGCTAGTCTTATTCTCTCAGGATATaagaatattttatcatattaatTAAAACCACTATTAATATTGTGATGATTTTAGAATCTCTGCAGAAGATTCAATCTACCAATCTTAAGATTTGATCTTCAGAGCTTCAATCTGGTAAGAGAAGCTGACCTGGGATATCATATTGTGAAATCTTGTTGGTAGAATGTCTGAGGAATGTAGAAGTCATACAGCCTGCTTAACTTCTAACtttatttgaaacaaatattttgtttgattgttatttaaaacttttagaaaCACACAGACTAGTATTTTGCTCTTATCTAGAGGATTGTTGTCAGGAGATACCTTACCTTAGGAAAATATTATTCCATATTGGTGGACTTCATTCTGAATACCACTGTTTATTAAAGGTGAGCATTATCTTTTTAAACTATTTCATTAAAATCTATAATTTGTTATTGGTATAGTTGCTTATTCTACTTTTCAATCTGTTATTTCTAGACCTATTAAccaatttacaaaaagaaagtcTACAAAATAAGCATtgataaaatcacacttaccaaACTGATTGTTATGACACTTCTGAAGAGAGGAGGATTGAGTCTGggctttttattgctttaaagtgctcattatcaatttttttataattaatataaaaatctaaatataaaaaaataatcacactgTTGTTGTGGTTGATTTTCTCAGTATAGTTTTTTGTGGTTTTGGCGCAGTTGGCGGCGGCTGGCTTCCAGGTTTTGAAGGAGGATGGCAGACACCGCTAGTAATGCCTAATCCACCATTTTCCACAGGATATGATGGTTTTGATGGTAAAGGACAATGATGAGGAAGTTTTGCTGCTAAGTGGACTGACTCCCCATGAAGATGGACCTCTCTGTTTTTCATTTCAGATCGAGCATCACAGTCTGGACAGTAGCCATGATATAGGACATTTTCACTAAAGCGTACCCGTTCTCTTGTTGTAGCCTGAGAACAACGGTCCTTTTCTGGTCTGTGTGTTAATGGCTGTCCTGTCATTTTATCCACTTTCATATTATGAATTGCACATACATCACCATTAGGAAGTGTGGCAGGTCCCCCAGGAATTCCACCATTTCTAAGTAATCCTCCATTTTTCCGAATAGTGTTGGTGGAGTTAATTAACCTTTGAGTTTCTTCAAATTTCACTGGTGTTAACCgtggaggtggtggtggtggattGGGCTTCCTAAGTACTGTCAGGACAGCTGACGGATGTGCAGGTGGATTTATTAAAGGTGCATTGGCCCGAACTTTAACCTTGTCTATGCTAGAAGCTGTTGTGCTACTTGAGCTGCTGTTCAACGTGTCTGTTTTGGAGCTGTCTGTCATCTCATCTTCCAGCTGTAGATCTGAAGTTAAAGTATCAATCTGGTCAACCACCTGTGGaacaacaaacataaatgtaattaacattttaaaacatcaacaAATAAGTTAAAACTGAAGATATAGAATGCTCCTAATCCTATCTGCAATGCacagacatttgtgaacagaaAAATAGATCTGAGAGACATTTGTTTACGGATATGTTATCACCACATCTCAGTACTTTCtgtaataagtatttatttttagactATACAAGGTTATGCTgttctttattttgtctttataagACTAGATCATTTTGACTATgactgtttttataataaaaaaaaatatggaattctATTGTTCCAAAATATTTGCAGGCCAAAGCAACATGTTCATTAAACTCCATACCGCTCACTCTGTTTATACTTACAACCTCTTAGCACAGAGGcctgcaaacttttttggccactaggccatttatggggtgggcaggagcacactaggccggactctctgaATCCCGCCCTAAATGCTCCAACCCACActaggaaccccccccccccgaaggGAAATTCCCCTCCTCTGAATGCCTTgtggaggagatggatttccctttagggggcATTCCCTATTTACTGAGGTGGTGGAAGTGTTTAcgccagccgcagtaaatagggaagggagccacagcaggaggaggctcaagagccacgtGCGACTCCAGAGCTTCAAcagctccggctctggtagtttgttgtGGCGTAATCCCAGACAGCAATCCACGGCTCCGAAGGCGCGcattgccggccggcattaggcttgATCGGTCAGGGGTCGATACGCCAGAACAAACTATTGGCTAGgtcatatctggcctaaaggccagaacTTGCGGACCTCTGTCCTAGCACTTTGTAACAATGGCTACTTATATTTATCTTTCTAGCTACTAAGCAGGTCGTTGTGAAAGCCTGTAAGTCTACTCAAATTTCATCTTAAATGAAAACCAGATTAGATAACCTTATGGTGAATGAGATATTCACCACTTTCTTGTCTGATACTAATGAGAAGTTTCTGGCAATTTGATGCtcttgaaatatttataaacaccCTGATATTCCTTTATCCTTTCATGGCTTATAAGGAGAGGTGTCTGGGCCTATGCCACATCTTCTGGCTCCCAAGATCCCCCTCTTATCATATATCACCTTTGCATTGCACATACACTGACCTGCCCATttacttacactttttttaatattcactaAGAATAACTTTATGCATATATGtttgtgaaattttttttcatggctGTTTGTTTCAGATCAAATAATATGAGCcccattttatatgttttatagtttAATATCCCAAAAGTACTCTCACTTTCAATGGTGTTATTTATTGTTCggttataattcactttgcttatgATCTTTCATATactttacatattacaaaatCAGACTATTACATAATCTGCCTATACTTACTTAAACTGTAGTGGAGAAGGCAGTCAAAGCTAGCATTTACATCAATTTGCTTGGACACAGATGCAACTTTTTTCCAAAGTGTTCCTTGTCCAGCAGGCAACTATACGGCTTGCATTACTAAAGATAAGTTTGTGGAAAGGATAAGAGTCTTTCCTTTACCCCTTCCCAGACCAGGACAATGCCTGACAGACCTACATAACCTCCTTAGACCTCATTAGATTGCATTACTcgaattaggctacgtacacacgtgcaattattatcgttgtaaacgaacgactaacgactgatcgtctgataatcgttaacaaaaaaagttcacaatgACTGACCAACAACGcagacaaacgaggattgtcgctggaaactaacaatcatcccagcagatctgattgaacgaggatcgttcactatctattgtgtacagtcgttcagtgatcgtgcatgtttctgcagagtacactttctccttgtctctccatgtcacttcctgcatcgttcaaatgatcgtatctagcgcatgtacactattggtggattgtaTTTGAATGAtggtattgttacaacatgtacagaattatgcactatacgatcattcaaaataatcatgcataatcgttagttttctaacaataattattgcaagtgtctACATAGCTTAACTTCTACTTTCTCCAGCTGAAACTGCCTCCTGTTATGACTGCACTCTGTCTTTGGATCTgattattaaagatctccaagactggagaggatacactttcataattgAATCTCGGTGACTCAGAATACTTGATAGATAAATACGCCCGTCTGCTTCTTCAATGACTTTCTAATCGCTTCCTTACCCATAACTTTTTCCCACAGCTCCAAGATTTCTGTACAGTTGCCCCCATATTCCACCCATGGAACCACCTCTATGTTATATGAGGCTTGCCTCTACATTCATTATGTTTAAACAAACCCTTAACCATTAAAACCTCCATTTCCTCCAACTGTATGTATACTATGCTCCCCCACAGTCTTGGGTAGGTTCCtgttctccttctgtgtcattgattattctttttaaatatgcaggCTTGTTATCTCAAACACCCATTTATTATAGatcactgcatattatgtttatactttgtaaataaagttcataaaaataatattagtgttCACTCTTCCAGAAGGTCAATGCTCCATACATACAAGTGCACACAGAGGAACCAAGTGCTTCTTTATAATTTATAGAAAGTAtagatttaatttatataaagtatagATATGCTACAGCATAGAGGTAATCcaaagaaatagtttttttattattattattattattattattacagaaattctatttttacataaataacttGCGAAATTGGTTGTAGGttaacaatatacacaaaaaaggtGTATTTACTGATGAACTTCTTATTTTTAACCCAATATTAGGATTCCTAACCCATAATgtggtaatattttacattttatataatccCATTAATAAACTGTTACGCCAACCCTTTGCAAAATGCTTTTACAGTCTCAAAA
This Pyxicephalus adspersus chromosome 6, UCB_Pads_2.0, whole genome shotgun sequence DNA region includes the following protein-coding sequences:
- the PRR16 gene encoding protein Largen is translated as MSAKSKGTSSPTEEPSSKAKVKEQIKIIVDDLELVLGDLKDVAKELKEVVDQIDTLTSDLQLEDEMTDSSKTDTLNSSSSSTTASSIDKVKVRANAPLINPPAHPSAVLTVLRKPNPPPPPPRLTPVKFEETQRLINSTNTIRKNGGLLRNGGIPGGPATLPNGDVCAIHNMKVDKMTGQPLTHRPEKDRCSQATTRERVRFSENVLYHGYCPDCDARSEMKNREVHLHGESVHLAAKLPHHCPLPSKPSYPVENGGLGITSGVCHPPSKPGSQPPPTAPKPQKTILRKSTTTTV